The Amycolatopsis coloradensis sequence TGGCGGTGGGCACCTCCGGAGCGGACTACTGGATACTCGTCGCCGTCGTGGTCGCAGCCGTGCTCGCGGTCGCGGTCGAGGCGTTGCTTCCGCGGTTGGGTGACACCCGGGCCGAGCGGATCGCGGGGTCCGTTTCGCGGCTGGGCCTGGTCCTGGTCTTCGCGACGACGTTCGGCCAGTACCTCTTCCCGTCCGCGCCGGGAGCCGCCGCCGCGGTGGTCGCCGTCGTGGTGACCGTCGCCGACCTGGCCGGGGTCCGCCTCGGCGACTACGCAGCCCGCTGGGTCACCGGCCTGCTGCTGGCCGCGGCCGTGTCCCTGATCGCGATCTGCGTCGGGATCCCGCCGCTGGCGCAGTTCATCGCGCCGGACCCGCCGTCCGTGCCCGGGCTCGGCCTCGCCGTGCTGGTGCTGCTGCCGTTCCTGCTGCCCCGCCGTCCCGGCGCGGGCCGCGCCGCCGCGGTGGGGGCCGTGGCCGTCGCGATCACCGCCGTCGCCCTCTACCAGCTGGGCCCGATCCGGCTGGGGCTCTCGGCGACGTCGTTCCGTGAGCTCCTCGCCGCGGCCGACGCGGTTTCGCTGCTGCCGGTGCTGACCGTCGTGGCCGCCGTGGCGACCGTCCCCGTCGCGGTGGACGCCTTCACCGACGGCCGCGAGCGGCTTTCCCCGGAACGTCCGAAGGCGACACTCGCTTGTGGACTGATCGTGGCCGTCGCCGCGGCCTTCGCTGGGCCGGTCGTGGCCCTCGGGCTCGCGGGAGTGGGAACGCTCACCGAACTGGTTCTGCGGGTCCGCGCCCGTCGGTACCGTTCAAGGCGTGCGTGATCCTCACTGGACCCCGGGCGACACGGTCGTCGAACGCTTCCTGCGACCGGACGGCTCGATCGGCCAGCATCACCCGCTTCGCGTCATCTCCGACGACGGCACCGTGCTGCTCGGCTGGCTGCCCGCGGACACCCCGATCGTCGGCAGCAGGCTCGCCGACGGGCGCCTCTTCCGCGAGGCGCCGCTGGAGGAGCGGTTCCGGGTGCCGAGGGTGCGCGTGGCGGACCTCTGGCGCGACACCTCGACGCTGCGCCGCATCGCCGACGACGAATGGTCGTCGGTCTGGTGGTTCTTCGACGCCGGCGGCCGCTTCCTGAACTGGTACGTCAACCTCGAGGTCCCGCTGGGGCGCACGGCGTCGGGACCCGACCGCATCGACGGCATCCTCGACGTCGCCGTCGAGCCCGGCGGGCGCTGGCAGTGGAAGGACGAGGACGAGGCGGAGGAGGCCGTCCTCGCCGGCCGCATCACCGCGTGGCAGCTCGAACGCCTGCGTGCCGAGGGTGAGCGGATCGGGGCACTCGCGGACGCCGGGGCGTTCCCCTTCGACGGGACGTGGACCGACTTCCGGCCCGACCCGGACTGGCCCGCGCCCGGCCTCCCCGAGGGGTTGCTCTAGCTCACCTGGAGGAGCAGGAGCAGCACCAGCACCACGTTGATCACCGTCAGGATGACCACCGATTTGGTGGACAGCTCGCGCGGGAACACCTTGCCGTGAATGCTCTTCCACCAGAAGATGCCGAAACCGCCGGCGACCAGGCCGAGGAACGCGCCGAAGCCGCTGTCGAGCAGGGCCCAGCCGTCCATCATCAGCACGCCGGTGCCGAAGGTGAGCAGCACGGCCGTCGCGAACGTCTTGACGTCGGCCCCCGCGCCGGGGGTGGCGGGCTGGGCCGGGGTGGCGGGCTGCATCTGGTTGTACGTCACGCCGCCATCCTAGGGGCGCGACCCCTCTCGTGTTCGTCGTGACGGACAGATCGCGGGAGGTAAAGATATGCGGACGTCCGACTAACGTGGGTCCGACCAAGCGTTATCGTCTTGGGTATGACGACCTCGACGCAGTTCAGCCACCTCCCGCACCCGAGCCCCGCGAGCCCGGAACGCGTCGCGGACGTATTGGCCGCACCCGGTTTCGGGTTGCACTTCACCGACCACATGGTGACCGTGAAATGGAGCGCCGAGCAGGGCTGGCACGACGCCACGGTCGGGCCGTACGCGCCCTTCTCGCTCGACCCGGCCACCTCCGTGCTGCACTACGGCCAGGCGATCTTCGAAGGCCTCAAAGCGTACCGCCAGCCCGACGGCACGATCGCGGCGTTCCGCCCCGACGCGAACGCGATCCGCTTCCGCAACTCGGCCGAGCGCCTCGCCATGCCGCAGCTGCCGGTGGAGACCTTCCTCGACTCGATCCGCGAGCTCATCGCGGTCGACAGCCGCTGGGTCCCGACGAAGCCGGGCGAGTCGCTGTACCTGCGGCCGTTCATGATCTCCACCGAAGCCGGGCTCGGCGTCAACCGGCCCGCGAACGAGTACCTCTACGCGTTGATCGGCTCGCCCGCCGGCTCGTACTTCGCCGGCGGCGTGAAGCCGGTGAGCGTGTGGCTCTCGACCGAGTACGTGCGCGCCGTCCCCGGCGGCACCGGCGAGGCGAAGTGCGCGGGCAACTACGCGGCGTCCTTCGTCGCGCAGGCGCAGGCCGTCGAGAAGGGCTGCGACCAGGTCGTGTGGCTCGACGCGGTCGAGCGGCGCTGGGTCGAGGAAATGGGCGGGATGAACCTGTTCTTCGTCTTCGGCTCCGGTGACGAGGCCCGCGTCGTGACCCCGGAACTGACCGGGTCGCTCCTGCCGGGCGTGACCCGCAAGTCGCTGCTGGAGCTGGCGAAGTCGTTCGGGCACCAGGTCGAGGAGCGGCGCGTCTCCACCGACGAGTGGGAGAAGGCGGCGGCCTCGGGCGAGCTGACCGAGGTGTTCGCCTGCGGGACCGCGGCGGTCATCACGCCGGTCGGACACGTGAAGCACGCGGGCGGCGAGTTCTCCGTCGCGGGCGGGCAGCCCGGCGAGCTGACGATGAAGCTGCGCGGCGCGCTGACCGGGATCCAGGAGGGCACCCGGCCCGCACCGGAAGGCTGGATGTACCCGCTGGGCTGAGGCTCTGGCCCGGTGAGTCCGTGAAGGCCTCCTTCCCTACCTTGAGCGTAGGNCGGGGCGCATCCCGGCGACGATCATCGTGGCGCCGAGCAGGCGTCCCTTCCC is a genomic window containing:
- a CDS encoding DUF402 domain-containing protein — protein: MRDPHWTPGDTVVERFLRPDGSIGQHHPLRVISDDGTVLLGWLPADTPIVGSRLADGRLFREAPLEERFRVPRVRVADLWRDTSTLRRIADDEWSSVWWFFDAGGRFLNWYVNLEVPLGRTASGPDRIDGILDVAVEPGGRWQWKDEDEAEEAVLAGRITAWQLERLRAEGERIGALADAGAFPFDGTWTDFRPDPDWPAPGLPEGLL
- a CDS encoding branched-chain amino acid aminotransferase; translated protein: MTTSTQFSHLPHPSPASPERVADVLAAPGFGLHFTDHMVTVKWSAEQGWHDATVGPYAPFSLDPATSVLHYGQAIFEGLKAYRQPDGTIAAFRPDANAIRFRNSAERLAMPQLPVETFLDSIRELIAVDSRWVPTKPGESLYLRPFMISTEAGLGVNRPANEYLYALIGSPAGSYFAGGVKPVSVWLSTEYVRAVPGGTGEAKCAGNYAASFVAQAQAVEKGCDQVVWLDAVERRWVEEMGGMNLFFVFGSGDEARVVTPELTGSLLPGVTRKSLLELAKSFGHQVEERRVSTDEWEKAAASGELTEVFACGTAAVITPVGHVKHAGGEFSVAGGQPGELTMKLRGALTGIQEGTRPAPEGWMYPLG